Proteins co-encoded in one Acaryochloris thomasi RCC1774 genomic window:
- the pth gene encoding aminoacyl-tRNA hydrolase, with the protein MPTRPPSLVIPSLIVGLGNPGSKYDRTRHNIGFDAIDRLASRWQIPLAEQRRFQGAVGDGMAMPGHRIRLLKPQTYMNRSGQSIRAVLDWFKLSPQSVLLVYDDMDLPVGKIRLRLSGSAGGHNGMKSTISHLGTQDFPRLRIGISNPQASGPSKDMISHVLGRFAPQELKVLPAVLDGVVQAVEMSLTQGVEKTMSLYNGLDLATF; encoded by the coding sequence ATGCCGACCCGTCCCCCCTCTTTAGTGATCCCTTCGCTGATTGTCGGTCTTGGTAATCCGGGCAGCAAGTATGACAGAACGCGTCATAATATTGGCTTCGATGCTATTGATCGACTGGCGAGTCGATGGCAGATCCCGCTGGCAGAACAGCGTCGATTTCAAGGGGCAGTGGGCGACGGCATGGCGATGCCAGGGCACCGCATTCGGCTATTGAAGCCCCAAACCTACATGAATAGATCCGGGCAGTCTATCCGAGCTGTTCTGGATTGGTTTAAGCTGTCGCCGCAGTCTGTGTTGCTGGTCTATGACGACATGGATTTGCCGGTGGGTAAAATCCGGTTGCGACTGTCGGGTTCAGCCGGTGGTCATAATGGGATGAAATCAACCATCTCTCATCTGGGGACTCAAGATTTCCCGCGGCTGCGAATCGGCATCAGCAACCCGCAGGCGTCTGGACCGTCGAAAGATATGATCTCTCACGTATTGGGCCGCTTTGCGCCGCAGGAGCTGAAGGTGCTGCCTGCTGTTCTAGATGGCGTTGTCCAGGCCGTGGAAATGAGTCTTACGCAGGGTGTTGAGAAAACGATGAGTCTTTATAACGGTCTTGATTTAGCGACATTTTGA
- a CDS encoding DVUA0089 family protein produces the protein MINSFTTLTASIALSSGIVLASIGQQAQAVSLSFSGSLATDDDVSLFNFTVSDRSQVTIETLSYGGSTLSDGTEAGGFDPILSLFDSSDSFIDFNDDSGFGQSDPVTGSASDSGLRPILDPGSYTVAVTQFRNFFNFSPDLTGNLSDGFSQQGQPNFTSIFGCDAGQFCDTNADSRTNKWVATVQVPEPSSIMASGLLLGLTLAARKKRQQS, from the coding sequence ATGATTAATTCATTCACGACACTCACAGCCAGCATTGCCTTGTCTAGCGGAATTGTTCTTGCTTCAATAGGACAACAAGCACAGGCTGTCAGTCTAAGCTTCTCCGGTAGCCTAGCAACAGATGATGACGTCTCTCTATTCAACTTTACGGTTAGTGACCGAAGTCAAGTCACAATCGAAACGCTCTCCTATGGCGGCAGCACACTTAGCGACGGCACCGAAGCAGGTGGCTTTGACCCCATCCTCTCTCTCTTTGACAGTAGCGACAGCTTCATTGATTTCAACGACGACAGTGGGTTCGGCCAATCTGATCCCGTGACCGGATCTGCCTCAGATTCTGGGTTACGTCCTATCCTTGATCCAGGTAGCTACACCGTTGCCGTGACTCAGTTTAGAAACTTTTTTAACTTTTCCCCTGACTTGACTGGAAATCTGTCAGACGGCTTTTCGCAGCAGGGGCAGCCCAACTTCACTAGCATCTTCGGCTGTGATGCAGGCCAGTTTTGTGACACAAATGCAGATTCTCGCACCAATAAATGGGTAGCGACAGTGCAGGTACCTGAACCCTCAAGTATTATGGCTTCCGGTCTCCTCTTGGGGCTGACTCTAGCGGCACGAAAAAAACGCCAACAGTCGTAG
- a CDS encoding TatA/E family twin arginine-targeting protein translocase: MNVFGIGLPEMVLILVVALLIFGPKKLPEIGRSLGKGLKSFQDASKEFETEFKREADRLNDTLSEPMKATLETPPQLAESPTDTTMDPQETTVEAPTPSET; the protein is encoded by the coding sequence ATGAACGTATTTGGCATTGGTCTACCAGAAATGGTGTTGATCCTTGTTGTGGCTCTCCTTATTTTTGGCCCCAAGAAGCTGCCTGAGATTGGCCGAAGTTTGGGTAAGGGCCTAAAAAGCTTCCAAGATGCCTCTAAAGAGTTTGAGACAGAGTTCAAGCGTGAGGCGGATCGCTTGAATGACACCCTCAGCGAACCCATGAAAGCAACGCTTGAGACACCGCCCCAGCTTGCTGAGTCACCCACAGACACCACAATGGATCCTCAGGAAACCACAGTAGAGGCCCCCACCCCCTCAGAAACCTAA
- a CDS encoding Mo-dependent nitrogenase C-terminal domain-containing protein, whose translation MTTSTQFTPTPAQVTIWLRGLLTVAWADGQFDAEEQALIEGLISQDPVPEVKIETFEPISAADLAAGLGDDPQTAENFLRTAVMVALADGLYSSQEDQLLTGFGKALNLQVDALDSLRHTLDGEHSDLPAEAQPSGQQAPDVLKPVRQWLDGFEVQDPKVAKFLCSMIPSQCPFERTVTLFGKKVVHIPPLCKLNPLYEQLVGLRFRSLSYLADDCKEDVSAYI comes from the coding sequence ATGACAACTAGCACTCAATTTACGCCGACCCCTGCACAAGTGACGATTTGGTTGCGTGGGTTACTCACGGTGGCTTGGGCCGATGGGCAGTTCGATGCCGAAGAGCAAGCGCTGATTGAAGGACTTATCTCTCAAGATCCTGTGCCTGAGGTCAAGATAGAGACCTTTGAACCGATCTCTGCGGCTGACTTAGCGGCAGGGCTAGGCGATGATCCGCAAACGGCTGAGAACTTTTTACGAACGGCTGTGATGGTTGCTTTAGCCGACGGTCTTTACTCTAGCCAAGAAGATCAGTTACTAACAGGGTTCGGCAAGGCCCTGAACCTCCAGGTCGATGCCCTCGATTCGCTCCGCCATACTCTAGATGGTGAACATTCTGATCTCCCAGCTGAGGCGCAGCCATCAGGACAACAGGCACCTGACGTCTTGAAACCTGTTCGACAATGGTTGGATGGCTTTGAAGTCCAAGATCCTAAAGTTGCCAAGTTTTTGTGCTCTATGATTCCGTCCCAGTGCCCCTTTGAGCGCACGGTGACTTTGTTTGGCAAGAAAGTGGTTCATATCCCGCCACTCTGCAAGCTCAATCCACTCTATGAGCAGTTGGTGGGTCTACGGTTTCGATCGCTATCTTACTTAGCTGACGATTGTAAAGAGGATGTTTCTGCTTACATATAG
- the psbN gene encoding photosystem II reaction center protein PsbN — MQLSDPATVLIITLAATVIAFTVYAVYTAFGPPAQALADPFEEHED, encoded by the coding sequence ATGCAACTCTCAGACCCGGCAACAGTTCTTATCATTACTTTGGCGGCAACCGTCATTGCATTCACGGTCTACGCTGTATACACAGCCTTCGGTCCGCCAGCTCAGGCACTCGCTGATCCCTTTGAAGAACACGAAGATTAA
- a CDS encoding homocysteine biosynthesis protein: MRTIADINHKIRQGSVNVLTVEALKARVAEVGVPQTAQEVDVVTTGTFEPMESSGAILNLGHTDPPIKIRQCWIDGVLAYSGFGAVDLYLGASQPAETGISDNDGEDARERGGGHVIEDLIAGKALPLRALGQSTDCYPRSAMNTLITRESINQFYLFNPRNLYQNFLVGVNGGDRLLNTYLGPLQPQLGNAVYSNPGALSPLLNDPKLRLVGVGTKIFLGGGIGYVTWEGTQHFPLQKRLANNTPIGPAATLALIGDAKQMNSEWVRGCHFKNYGPSLMLGVGVPLPVLDESVIQACAVSDQELVAPVIDFSIPRRVRPTFGLVSYAQLKSGSLTIERKRVRTAPLASLHLSRQVAIELKQWIESGEFTLTEPVAEIPCDRTFLPQDSRGSQMNLT; this comes from the coding sequence CTGCGCACGATTGCTGATATCAATCACAAAATTCGTCAGGGCTCGGTTAACGTGCTGACTGTCGAAGCTCTCAAGGCTCGGGTTGCAGAAGTCGGCGTTCCCCAAACGGCTCAAGAGGTTGATGTGGTGACCACTGGCACCTTTGAACCGATGGAATCCTCCGGCGCTATTCTCAATTTGGGACATACCGATCCGCCGATCAAAATTCGTCAGTGCTGGATTGATGGGGTGTTGGCTTACTCTGGCTTTGGTGCTGTCGATCTTTATTTGGGTGCCTCTCAGCCTGCTGAGACCGGTATTAGCGATAACGATGGAGAAGATGCTCGTGAGCGGGGTGGTGGGCATGTCATCGAAGACTTGATTGCCGGGAAAGCTCTGCCGCTGCGTGCGCTAGGCCAAAGCACAGACTGCTATCCACGCTCGGCCATGAACACGCTGATCACGCGCGAGAGCATCAATCAGTTTTACCTTTTTAATCCGCGTAACCTTTATCAAAACTTTCTAGTGGGCGTCAACGGAGGCGATCGGCTCCTCAATACCTATTTGGGACCGCTGCAGCCTCAGTTGGGCAATGCGGTTTATTCAAATCCCGGTGCTCTTTCGCCTCTCCTCAACGACCCTAAGCTAAGACTCGTTGGAGTGGGTACAAAAATTTTTCTCGGGGGCGGAATTGGCTACGTTACCTGGGAAGGTACCCAGCATTTTCCGCTGCAGAAAAGGTTGGCCAACAATACTCCCATTGGCCCCGCCGCGACGCTAGCTTTGATTGGTGATGCCAAGCAGATGAACTCTGAGTGGGTTCGGGGCTGCCATTTCAAAAACTATGGCCCCTCGCTCATGCTAGGCGTGGGTGTTCCCCTACCCGTGCTGGATGAATCCGTGATTCAAGCCTGCGCCGTCAGCGACCAAGAGCTAGTTGCACCTGTGATCGATTTCTCAATTCCTCGACGGGTGAGACCGACCTTTGGACTCGTGAGCTATGCGCAGCTAAAGTCAGGTTCACTAACGATTGAACGCAAGCGAGTTCGCACAGCTCCCCTTGCGAGTCTCCACTTATCGCGACAGGTGGCAATAGAGCTTAAACAGTGGATTGAGTCAGGCGAGTTTACGCTTACTGAACCCGTGGCAGAGATACCTTGCGATCGCACCTTCTTGCCGCAGGACAGCAGAGGGAGCCAGATGAATCTGACTTGA
- the psbH gene encoding photosystem II reaction center phosphoprotein PsbH: MARQTWLGDILKPFNSEAGKFVPGWGTTPVMVGFMIAMALLLLILLEIYNSSIILDGASVSWSSLGG; encoded by the coding sequence ATGGCAAGACAAACCTGGTTAGGCGACATCCTTAAGCCATTCAATTCCGAAGCAGGCAAGTTCGTTCCTGGCTGGGGAACAACTCCGGTCATGGTTGGATTTATGATTGCGATGGCGTTGCTATTGTTGATCCTGCTTGAGATCTACAATTCTTCAATCATCTTGGACGGTGCAAGCGTTAGCTGGTCTAGCCTTGGCGGCTAG